In Stanieria sp. NIES-3757, the DNA window GAAATCCTCCATGGCCAAAAAACTCAGGTATGTACTGTCATCGGTTTCCCTACAGGGGCAACAACTTCAGCTACTAAGCTCTATGAAGCACAAGAAGCAGTAGACAATGGCGCGACAGAACTAGACGTAGTAATTAACTTAGGTTGGTTAAAGCTAGGGGAATCAGACAAAATTTATCAAGAAATTGCTCAAATTTGTGAAGAGACAAGAAGCGTTGTTAAAGCTATTCTGGAAACTTCCTTACTGACTCCTACAGAAATAAGATTAGCAGCTGAAATCTGTATGGATGCTGGCGCAGCTTACCTTAAAACCAGTACAGGATGGGTTGGCGGTGCAACGGTAGCTGATGTGCAATTATTAAGGGAAATCTCTAAGGGCAGAGTAGGGATTAAAGCTTCTGGAGGAATTAGAACAATTCAACAAGCAATTGAATTGATTCAAGCAGGAGCAACCAGACTAGGCACATCTCGCGGGATTGATTTAATTCGTCAACGAGAGCAGGAATTTAATAATTCTCCAACATGAATCAAACCTATAAAGCAACGGGAATCAATCTAAAAGGAATGCCACTAGGGGAAACAGACCGCTTAGTGACAATTTTAACTGCTGAATTTGGTTTAATTAGTGCGATCGCTCCTGGGGCAAGAAAATATAAATCTCGCTTAAGAGGTAGAAGTGAGTTATTTGTAATTAATGAATTACTAATAGTTAAAGGACGATCTTTAGATAAGATCATTCAAGCAGACACAATTTATACTTATCCAGGTTTAAGTCAGGAACTGGGAAAATTAACTGCTGCCCAATATTTAGCAGAATTAGTTCTGAGTTTAGCTTTAAGCGAACAGTCTCAACTCGAATTATACGAACTACTCAAAGAACATTTACGCAGAATCGAACAAATAAACAATCAATTAAATATTTATGCTTACCTAGCTCAAGCAGTATTTCATTTTTTAGCACTAGCAGGAATTGCTCCTCAAGTTTATACTTGTTGTCTAAGTCAAAAGTTGCTTTTACCCAATTTTGTTCATTCTAATTGGCAAGTTGGTTTTAGTTTTTTGAGTGGTGGAATTGTCGATTTGTCTCTTTTAAATTTGCCTCAACAAAACGGCTCAACCAAATCTAATAATTTTAATATTATTGCTCAAAAATATCATAATAATAATTATTTTACTCACCCAATTAACTATAAAATAAATGGATTAGAATTAAATATAATTCAGAACCTAAGTGGTGAAAATTTACCAGCTCCAGAATCAATTAATTATCCTAATTTTTCAGTTGATTCTCTTAATTTGGCTTGGATTAGAATCGAGCGAATTTTGAGAGAATACGCTGAATATCATTTGGGTAATTCTATACGTTCTGCTAAATTAATAGATGAATTATATCTAGTAGAATTTTAAAAATCAATGGTTAGTTAATAACTGTAGTTTAACTAAGTTGAATAAAGTAGAATGCGACTATCGGAATCCAATCAAAAAAATGAAAAAACTGTAAATAAAATAGCAGAAAATTCTTATCAATATTCTTCTGAACCAAATGCAAATCAAGGATTTATTCCTGTCCTCAAAAACAAACGTTTTTTAACTTTGTGGAGTGGGCAAATCTTTTCCCAACTGGCAGATAAAATTTATCTGGTTTTAATGATTGCGATTATTTCCAGTCAGTTTCAAGAACCAAATCAACCAATCGGTCGTTGGGTATCTCCAATTATGGTAGCTTTTACGATTCCTGCGGTTTTGTTTGGTTCTTTAGCAGGAGTTTATGTAGACCGCTGGTCAAAAAAAGCTGTATTAGTTGCTTCTAATCTGCTGAGAGGAATTTTGGTATTGTTTTTACCACCCTTGTTATGGTTAGCCCAAGAGCAAAACTACAATTTAGGACAATTGCCTTTAGGATTTTTGCTGATGTTGGGGATTACTTTTTTAGTTTCGACTCTAACTCAATTTTTTGCGCCAGCCGAACAAGCGGTAATTCCACTGATTGTCAAGCGAGATCATCTGCTAGCAGCCAATTCTCTTTATACTACGACCATGATGGCATTGCTCATTGTTGGGTTTGCAGTAGGAGAGCCTTTATTAGCAGTAACTGAAACTTTAGCCCAACATTTAGGATTACCCTGGCAAATTGGCAAAGAATTATTAGTAGGCAGTGCTTATGCGATCGCAGGAATTCTATTAATTGCTCTCAAAACAGGGGAAAAACAACAAGACCTTTCTCCAGAAACTCCTCATGTCTTTCAAGATATCTGGGACGGAATCAAATATTTAGGCAAAAATAGTCGTGTCCGCAATGCCTTGGTTCAGTTAGTTATCCTTTTTTCAGTTTTTGCTGCCTTGGCTGTCTTAGCGGTTAGTATGGCGGATAAAATTCCCCAAATTGAAGCAGCCCAGTTTGGTATTTTGCTTGCTTCTGCGGGCGTAGGAATGGCTACTAGTGCTGCAATTTTAGGTCATGGAGGTCAAAAATTTACCCACACCGAATTAAGTTTAGTTGGTTCTTTTGGGGTGGCTATTTCTTTGGTAGGTTTGTCTTGGTCTACTCAAAACCTCTGGTTAGCTTTAATTATGACAACTTTATTAGGAGGATTTGCTGCTTTAGTAGGTATTCCAATGCAAACTACTATCCAGTCAGAAACTCCTCCAGATATGCGCGGTAAAGTCTTTGGGCTACAAAACAATGCGGTTAATATTGCTTTGTCTCTTCCTTTGGTTTTAGCTGCCGAAGCCGAAGCTAGATTCGGATTAGAGTCAGTATTTTTTGGTTTAGCAGCTTTAGCTCTAGTAGGAGGGGTCTTAACCTGGTATATTTCCCATACAGGCAAAATCAATCTGAATAAAGTTGACAAATAGCATAATAAATTGTCATTTATTAATGTTTAGTAACTTTATTTTTTGTCGCTTTTTACAAAAGAGCATCTGAATGCATATCGCTTGGTTGGGAAAAAAATCGCCATTTTGTGGCAACGTCACTTATGGTCGAGAAATAACAAACTCACTACTAGACCGAGGTCATCAGGTCAGTTTCCTGCACTTCGCTCAAGAAGAAAGTCAACAAGAAAGCTGGCCCAATTGTCCAGAAGTGTTTTTACCGTTTATTTATAAATCACAGGTTTATACCATTCCTACACTCAAATCGAGTAAAGTTTTAATGCGATCGCTCAAAGAACTAAGACCAGATTTAGTTCATGCTTCTTTGACTCTTTCGCCTCTGGATTTTTTATTACCAGAAATTTGTGAAGAACTTAACTTACCTTTAGTAGCGACTTTTCATCCCGCCTTTGATAGCAAAATTCGCAACCTCAAATCTAGTACTCAATATCTTACTTATCAACTTTATGCCCCGTTTTTAGCCCGCTACGATTGCGTAATAGTTTTTTCTGAGATTCAAAAAGATATGTTGATTAAATTAGGAGTACCAGACAAACGAGTAGCTGTAATTCCCAATGGGGTAGACGAACAAAAATATTCTCCTGGTTATTCTAATCTTAAGTACCAACTAAAGACCAAACATCTTTTTTTATATCAGGGGCGGATCGCAACCGAAAAAAACGTCGAAGCCCTCCTTAAAGCTTGGAAATACTGTCCGATGGGAGAGGATTGTAAATTATTAATTGTGGGCGATGGCCCTCTAAGAGCTTCTCTTCAACCTGCTTATGGCGAAGAATATAATATTGTTTGGTTTGGTTTTGTTCCGGAAGAAGAACGTCGCATTGATATCCTTCGGGCTGCGGATGTTTTTATTCTGCCCTCTTTGGTAGAAGGCTTATCTCTTTCTCTACTAGAAGCCATGTCTTGCGCGATCGCATCTATCGCTACTGATGCAGGGGCTGATGGCGAAGTTTTAAGTGGTGGTGCAGGGATTGTGATTGACACTCAAGGAGTAACTACCCAATTAAAAACGCTTCTGCCTCTGTTTCGAGATCATCCTGAAATGACTAATTTATTGGGACAAAAGGGTAGACAACGAGTTTTAGCTAAATATACCCTTAGTCAAAATTTAACTAGGCTAGAACATCTTTATGCGGAGGTTTTAGAAAAAAGAGAGTTTCAGCTAATCTAAAATCCAATTAGGGCTTGCTAAAAAACTTAGATTCGATAAGATATCTCTCCAAAAGCTATTAACTATATGCTTTTAGCTTTTGGCTTTTGGCTTTCCAGAAGAATGGGCAAAGAATCTTGTTTAAGGCAAGAAAATTTGAGCGCTCCAGGGAAAAACCTTGCACTTTTTCAAGTTAAATATCTCTCAAACTGTTTCTCAATAATACTTTGTGACTTATTCAGCAAGCCCCAATTAAATAGTTCTAAAAATAAAAATTAGAAGGCGTTTATTAGTAAACCTATCAAATTTCACGTCTCTACAACTTTAAAATAATCGATTTTTGTCAAAGGCAAAAAAACTTACTAGCGCGATCGCTCTTGTAATTATAATCAATTTTTTTGTCTTCTTCTAGACTAATTTGTTTTGTCGTGCTAATCGACTCAAATTTAAATGAATGTGTTTTATAAGTATATAAACATATAAATACTTAACACAAAATAATATTCAGACTGAGAGTTACTAGAAAAAAATAACTGAATTATAAAAAAATAGTTATATTTTTTTTGTCTCAGGGAATACTAGAGATCTACAGGTAATTTATATTGAACCTTAATAGATTTTTAAATGAGTAATTTTAACAATTCAATTCATGCTTTCAGTTCGATGCCAGAGCGATCGCAATTTAAACTTGTACAGTATTTTTCCCTAACAAATGTATTAGCTTTTCTAATTTCAATTCTGTTTTTAATTGCATTTTATCGCCACCAATCATTAATTATTTTAGTTAATAGTCTTATTTTAAATTTACTCTATTTGGTTCTTTTCCTAATAGTTAGAAAAGCAGATCGCTTAATTACTACTCAAGATATAGCCTTACAAAAATCTCAAACACAATATCAACAACAAATCCAATTAGAAACAATTGTCGCTGAAAGAACCAAGGTTACGGCAACTATTATCGATAAAGTCCGTCGTTTCCAAGAAACTAATACAATTTTCAAGGTAACTACCGAAGAAATGCGTCGAGTATTGAAGAGCGATCGCTTGATAGTTTATCAATTTAATCCCGACTGGAGCGGTCAAGTAGTAGCTGAATCAGTAGGAGCTGGTTGGGTTTCTCTATTAATCGAGCAAGATAATGATAAAGTTTTACAAGGCAAGCGCATCTCTCTAGATCGTGGTATTGTCAGAGATTGGTCTAAAGGCGAACAAGCAGATATTATTGAACCCGATAGTTTTCTTCAGCAAACTAAGGGAGGAAGATATACTCGCGGGCAAAAATTCACCGCAGTAGATGACATTTACACTAAAAATTTTCCTGACTGTTATATTAAATCTCTAGAAAAATATCAAGTCAAAGCCTATTTAATCGTACCAATTTTTCAAAAAGAAAAACTTTGGGGTTTACTTGGAGCATATCAAAACGACGGTGTGCGAGTTTGGCAAACTCCAGAAATCGACCTCATGATGCAAATTGCTAACCAATTAGCGGTAGCTTTGCAACAAGCAAAATATGTCGATCAACTTAAACAAAAGACAGACAATCTAAAACGAGCTTTAAAAGAACTCAAAATAGCCCAAAAACAATTAATTCATCAAGAAAAACTGGCAGCATTAGGTCAATTAGTGGCAGGAATAGCACACGAAATTAATACTCCTTT includes these proteins:
- a CDS encoding DNA repair protein RecO: MNQTYKATGINLKGMPLGETDRLVTILTAEFGLISAIAPGARKYKSRLRGRSELFVINELLIVKGRSLDKIIQADTIYTYPGLSQELGKLTAAQYLAELVLSLALSEQSQLELYELLKEHLRRIEQINNQLNIYAYLAQAVFHFLALAGIAPQVYTCCLSQKLLLPNFVHSNWQVGFSFLSGGIVDLSLLNLPQQNGSTKSNNFNIIAQKYHNNNYFTHPINYKINGLELNIIQNLSGENLPAPESINYPNFSVDSLNLAWIRIERILREYAEYHLGNSIRSAKLIDELYLVEF
- a CDS encoding deoxyribose-phosphate aldolase, translating into MPVNDLEIDIATYIDHALLKPTATTPEVVKCCEEALQFNFPAVCIYPTAVRQAAEILHGQKTQVCTVIGFPTGATTSATKLYEAQEAVDNGATELDVVINLGWLKLGESDKIYQEIAQICEETRSVVKAILETSLLTPTEIRLAAEICMDAGAAYLKTSTGWVGGATVADVQLLREISKGRVGIKASGGIRTIQQAIELIQAGATRLGTSRGIDLIRQREQEFNNSPT
- a CDS encoding glycosyl transferase group 1, which gives rise to MHIAWLGKKSPFCGNVTYGREITNSLLDRGHQVSFLHFAQEESQQESWPNCPEVFLPFIYKSQVYTIPTLKSSKVLMRSLKELRPDLVHASLTLSPLDFLLPEICEELNLPLVATFHPAFDSKIRNLKSSTQYLTYQLYAPFLARYDCVIVFSEIQKDMLIKLGVPDKRVAVIPNGVDEQKYSPGYSNLKYQLKTKHLFLYQGRIATEKNVEALLKAWKYCPMGEDCKLLIVGDGPLRASLQPAYGEEYNIVWFGFVPEEERRIDILRAADVFILPSLVEGLSLSLLEAMSCAIASIATDAGADGEVLSGGAGIVIDTQGVTTQLKTLLPLFRDHPEMTNLLGQKGRQRVLAKYTLSQNLTRLEHLYAEVLEKREFQLI
- a CDS encoding two-component sensor histidine kinase, with amino-acid sequence MPERSQFKLVQYFSLTNVLAFLISILFLIAFYRHQSLIILVNSLILNLLYLVLFLIVRKADRLITTQDIALQKSQTQYQQQIQLETIVAERTKVTATIIDKVRRFQETNTIFKVTTEEMRRVLKSDRLIVYQFNPDWSGQVVAESVGAGWVSLLIEQDNDKVLQGKRISLDRGIVRDWSKGEQADIIEPDSFLQQTKGGRYTRGQKFTAVDDIYTKNFPDCYIKSLEKYQVKAYLIVPIFQKEKLWGLLGAYQNDGVRVWQTPEIDLMMQIANQLAVALQQAKYVDQLKQKTDNLKRALKELKIAQKQLIHQEKLAALGQLVAGIAHEINTPLGAIKTSADNANKAIDKTLAQLPHFNQILNHQEQETFFYLLSQTFANQQFLTSSEKRPLKRKLQQQLQKHEIDNYRNIADTLLDIGIYEEIELLLPLLTHPKVDWILELAYNLTRLGSNNRTILTSVERASKVVFALKNYARSGVNDDKQLIKITEGLETALEIYHNQLKHKIQVIRNYHSVLEIWGYPDELIQVWTNLIHNAIYVMKEPSKLIINTATENDGVKIEIIDSGIGIAPELQKKIFEPFFTTKPSGEGTGLGLHICKKIIDKHQGHIAVESQPGHTKFSIWLPVNHQQSTNQSIIEQNYA